A single Bifidobacterium scardovii JCM 12489 = DSM 13734 DNA region contains:
- a CDS encoding ABC transporter ATP-binding protein — protein MPENGRTIIAARDVTFGYTRKKTVLEHVSFDVPQGQSLAILGYNGAGKTTLFNIIVGLLRPRSGEAIINANLVPSMQDVFQLSDESNLAATMTVRENIRFRAMLMDTGRGSGRRAIDPAHLENEKLVQAFGLAEHLDKKVKELSSGLRKRAGLVAGMLFEPHVILLDEPTNSVDPITRDLMIDLMGQLSDSGRTILTITHDLEYCWSVADRVVILDDRHIAKDMMLDDFKDFDAFKRAATLGRTVDESVDFGIR, from the coding sequence ATGCCTGAAAACGGTCGGACGATCATCGCGGCGCGCGATGTCACGTTCGGATACACGCGCAAGAAAACGGTGCTCGAGCATGTGAGCTTCGACGTGCCGCAAGGGCAGTCGCTGGCGATCCTGGGATACAACGGCGCCGGCAAGACCACGCTGTTCAATATCATCGTCGGGCTATTGCGGCCAAGGTCCGGCGAGGCGATCATCAACGCGAACCTCGTGCCGAGCATGCAGGACGTGTTCCAGCTGTCCGACGAGTCGAACCTCGCCGCGACCATGACCGTGCGCGAGAACATCCGGTTCCGCGCCATGCTCATGGACACGGGCCGGGGGAGCGGCCGGCGGGCCATCGACCCCGCGCATCTGGAGAACGAGAAGCTCGTGCAGGCGTTCGGGCTGGCCGAGCACCTCGACAAGAAAGTCAAGGAGCTGTCAAGCGGTCTGCGCAAGCGCGCCGGACTCGTCGCCGGCATGCTGTTCGAGCCACACGTCATCCTGCTCGACGAGCCGACCAACTCGGTCGACCCGATCACCCGCGACCTCATGATCGACCTGATGGGGCAGCTGAGCGATTCCGGCCGCACGATCCTGACCATCACGCACGACCTCGAATACTGCTGGAGCGTGGCCGACCGGGTCGTCATCCTCGACGACAGGCACATCGCCAAGGACATGATGCTCGACGACTTCAAGGACTTCGACGCGTTCAAACGGGCCGCCACACTCGGCCGCACCGTTGACGAATCCGTCGACTTCGGCATTCGGTAG
- a CDS encoding transcriptional regulator, producing MNERTVGRTDGGSGEESGVTPHFDEVIHAPIRLRICGLLAASDSVRFDVLRDTLGISDATCSKHLKTLADAGYVTIEKKSGLTRRYPITWVSLTWQGLAAFNAHVEALRQIVAGVMPDPGEPRYDKAR from the coding sequence ATGAATGAGCGGACTGTTGGGCGGACAGACGGCGGGAGCGGCGAGGAAAGCGGTGTGACGCCGCATTTCGACGAGGTGATCCACGCGCCGATCCGGCTGCGTATCTGCGGGCTGCTGGCCGCCTCCGACTCGGTGCGGTTCGACGTGTTGCGAGACACGCTCGGCATCAGCGACGCGACATGCTCCAAGCATCTGAAAACCTTGGCGGACGCCGGATACGTGACGATCGAGAAGAAATCGGGGCTTACGCGGCGGTACCCGATCACCTGGGTGTCGCTCACCTGGCAGGGGCTGGCCGCGTTCAACGCGCACGTGGAGGCGCTCCGGCAGATCGTCGCCGGTGTGATGCCGGACCCCGGCGAGCCGCGCTATGACAAGGCGCGGTGA